The Siphonobacter curvatus genome includes a window with the following:
- a CDS encoding winged helix-turn-helix transcriptional regulator, with translation MYERKTLPNLNCGLDLIGEVLYGKWKIRLLWFINQGFQRPSELQRKIPDASRRVLNVQLKELENHELVGKVIYPVVPPKVEYYLTDFGKSLIPVIGAIGEWGDQHEQRLRTLILKNLNTTPSPDQD, from the coding sequence ATGTACGAACGAAAGACCTTACCCAACCTGAACTGTGGACTCGACCTGATCGGCGAAGTCCTGTACGGTAAATGGAAAATACGGCTTTTATGGTTTATCAACCAAGGGTTTCAACGACCCAGCGAGCTGCAAAGAAAAATTCCGGATGCCTCCCGACGGGTACTGAATGTACAGTTAAAGGAATTGGAAAACCACGAGTTGGTGGGCAAGGTGATTTATCCAGTCGTTCCGCCCAAAGTTGAATATTACCTCACCGATTTCGGCAAATCGCTAATCCCCGTCATTGGTGCCATCGGAGAATGGGGTGACCAGCATGAACAGCGTTTACGAACGCTCATTCTAAAGAACCTCAATACTACACCGAGCCCCGATCAAGACTAG